Within Engraulis encrasicolus isolate BLACKSEA-1 chromosome 8, IST_EnEncr_1.0, whole genome shotgun sequence, the genomic segment TTTCACCCAACCCCCATCACAGCAGCCCTCAAGAAGGCTCGGCCACAGCAACATCACCagaccacaccgcaccacacccatATGGCTGGCTATGTTCAGGCCAGTTCTGTCCACAAATTGTTAAAACAAGAGCAGTCAGAGATGGCCCTGGATATCCTGGCCAACACCCCCTTCAGGAagtgtggacagacagacagacagggtgagggccgctgacagctttggccaggcccaggacaaagtcatccttTTGATAAAGGCTAAAGTCTTCAGGCATTTTTTCCActaaacaatgcacacacactgcacccaagGGGTCAAGAGGTTTATTATTAACATATTACAGTTGCATGAAGTCGTTCAGGCTCCTGATGCTTCAGGTCAGTCTGCAGCCCTGCTCATCTTGCCACTAAAGGGGTGCATCGACGTTCAAATcactttgagacttggtctgaccaagagcataacaattaacatttcccaaacggatgacctgcctcccttggtttgcttatggctgtttgcgtcccgaactcagaaagtacttgcattgctcttgacctgactagttgcaacgctgaaggtgttgcgtcacttggagggcgcggcctggctaatgGTATATGGCCGTTTCCTACAGAATAGCATATAAGTCACAAACATGTATTCATTACACCAGCAACATTCATGCCTTTTACATACTACTGGTAGCTAGGTGTTTGGTGATCCAACACATTTTTCATTCAACAGAGAAGCAGGCTGACACATTTCAGACATGGAAAGAATGACTTAATCACAGAGTACCAGGAATACAGAACAATGATTAAACAATAGAttaacattaaaggtgcactgtataggatggtggccagagcaggtattgcaactatgctactaaTTGACACGGTGCtgtctgccaaatttgatcttttcatgaaataaTGAACTAAAAtttactatgaccaaagtacagtaagtttgcagctaaaaatgtgtttctggaaattaaaaatggcagacatggagaagatccaccttttcatgtgtgTAGTCATATTGActagttagaatttgatggtggtggtacgtatttaTGGAAAAGGGTTATGAATTCTGTAAAGACTCggactgccaaacacacactgctACCTGGACAACATTCTTGTCAATGGTCCTGACGAGCAGTCACATCTGAAAACCCAGTactctagcctgggcgaatagccgactgttgactttgTGCGGAGGCAAAATTTGTGGGCGgagcacataggatggcgtcgccaggctagcagtACTCAGCAGGTTAGAGGAATACTGCCACATCATCGACACCGCTGGTCTCCACAAGTCACCGGAGAAGGCCTCATGGACCATCATGGACGCCCCAGCACCAGGCGATGTGTGTCAACTGCGGTCTTTCCTAGGAATGTTAAACTACTATGGACGCTTCATCCCTGACCTTTCCACCGTGCTTAAGCCACTGAATGAACTGCTGAACAAAGAAAAGAAGTGGCAGTGGACGTCAGCATGTGTAGCAGCGTTCCAGAAAGCCAAAGCACTCCTAGTGTCACAAGAGGTGCTCACACACTACAACCCTGAGCTGCCTCTCCGCCTTGCCTGCTTCGCTTCCTATGGGGTCGGAGCTGTTCTGTCTCACATCATGCCGGATGGCGAAGAAAAACCCATCGCTTATGCATCCAGAACACTCAGCAAAGCAGAACAGAACTATGCACAGATCAAGAGGGAGGCGTTATCGATTGGAGTACAAAAGTTCCACCAGTATCTGTATGGTAATACATTTTCTCTACTCACTGACCATCCCCCGCTTACAACCATCGTTAGTCCAGTCAAAAGTACACCATCCATGGCTGCAGCTCGCATGCAATGCTGGGCACTCCTGCTCTCTGCTCACACGTACAAAATTGAGTACAGGAAAGGGGCCCTACATGCCAACGCTGATGGACTGTCGAGGTTACCGCTCCCTCATGCCCCCAGTGAGAAACAAGGTGCAGTGGAGGTGTTCTACACTTCACAGTTGGACACACTACCAGTCAGTAACGCCGAGATCAAGCGTCACACCATGTCTGACTCCACCCTGTCCCGTGTCATGGAGATGGTCACAACTGGCCGTTTTCCCACTGCAAAGGACGCTGGAGACGAACTGTCACCCTACCTCCAGCGCCGCCATGAGCTCACTGTGCAGCAAGGATGCCTCATGTGGGGTCTGAGAGTGGTTGTGCCACCCAAACTGCGCCCCTGGGTACTGTCAGAGCTACACTCAGCACTCCCAGGTGTAGTGAGGATGAAGAGCTTAGCTCGCAGCTACGTGTGGTGGCCCGGCATTGACTCCCAGATCGAAGACCAAGCAAAGTCATGCCAATCATGCCCACGAGTACAGAAAGACCCTGGCCCAGCACCTTTACACCCGTGGATATGGCCATCTAGTCCCTGGGAACGCATATATGTGGACTTTGCTGGCCCATTTCAAGGGCACATGTACCTGGTCGTAGTGGACGCCCACTCCAAATGGCCTGAGGTACACATCATGGACAGCACCACATCTAGTAAGACCATCCAAGTGCTTAGAGGACTTTTTAGTCGCTATGGCATTCCACTCAGCCTGGTAAGCGATAACGGCCCTCAGTTCTGCTCTGAAGACTTCAGCATGTTCCTGAAAGCCAATGGAGTCAAGCACATTCGCTCAGCACCGTACCACCCTTCTTCCAATGGCTTGGCAGAGCGCTTTGTGCAAACCTTCAAGCATGCTCTGAAATCTCCCAAGGGAACTAAGCCAGTGCAACAGTGCCTAGATACATTCATCCTCACCTACCGCAACACCCCTCATGCAACAACCAAGGAGAGCCCTGCAATGCTCTTCATCGGACGCAAGCTGCGTTCACGACTGGATTTCCTGAAACCCAGTGTGGCTGGAGCAGTGCACCAGTCACAGCAGGCTCAACAACAGCGATGCCAGCTACACTCAAAACAGAGACAGTTTGCAGTTGGTGAGCCAGTGCTTGTGCTTGattacaggagaggggaggataagtGGATGCCTGCTGTGGTGATCGAGAAGACCGGACCAGTGTCCTACAAGGTAAATGTGGGAACACAAGGGGTCTGCAAGCGTCATGTGGACCAGATGCTGGCTCGGCCCGAGTCAGATCCACCAGAGTCTGTGATTTTTCCAGTTACACCATCACAGACAACCACACCTGGTACCACACCTGACACAAATACACCTCAACAGAAGGAGGATACtgatacagttacacacacaccacatgcatcacCCAAAACACCCAAGACAC encodes:
- the LOC134453605 gene encoding uncharacterized protein K02A2.6-like; the protein is MDAPAPGDVCQLRSFLGMLNYYGRFIPDLSTVLKPLNELLNKEKKWQWTSACVAAFQKAKALLVSQEVLTHYNPELPLRLACFASYGVGAVLSHIMPDGEEKPIAYASRTLSKAEQNYAQIKREALSIGVQKFHQYLYGNTFSLLTDHPPLTTIVSPVKSTPSMAAARMQCWALLLSAHTYKIEYRKGALHANADGLSRLPLPHAPSEKQGAVEVFYTSQLDTLPVSNAEIKRHTMSDSTLSRVMEMVTTGRFPTAKDAGDELSPYLQRRHELTVQQGCLMWGLRVVVPPKLRPWVLSELHSALPGVVRMKSLARSYVWWPGIDSQIEDQAKSCQSCPRVQKDPGPAPLHPWIWPSSPWERIYVDFAGPFQGHMYLVVVDAHSKWPEVHIMDSTTSSKTIQVLRGLFSRYGIPLSLVSDNGPQFCSEDFSMFLKANGVKHIRSAPYHPSSNGLAERFVQTFKHALKSPKGTKPVQQCLDTFILTYRNTPHATTKESPAMLFIGRKLRSRLDFLKPSVAGAVHQSQQAQQQRCQLHSKQRQFAVGEPVLVLDYRRGEDKWMPAVVIEKTGPVSYKVNVGTQGVCKRHVDQMLARPESDPPESVIFPVTPSQTTTPGTTPDTNTPQQKEDTDTVTHTPHASPKTPKTPSQSIEMTNAEHSETTGTVRRYPVRITHPPVRYGHE